A portion of the Simkania negevensis Z genome contains these proteins:
- a CDS encoding branched-chain amino acid transport system II carrier protein — protein MSQIKSTSLSTGLAMFSMFFGAGNITFPLIIGQNVESGIVFALIGLILTAVVMPFTGLMSITLFEGDYRSFFNRIGKIPALIVILILLGIIGPFGGIPRLVTLTFATLKVYFTGMHMLTFSLISCFLIFLFCWKKSRTIDLIGYILSPVLVFSLVFIIVKGLFFSTPEVMEGSHVPHPFLYGLKEGYNTMDLIAAFFFSSLVYERLKQQAGAKGKATSLFTSVFKASLIGAALLSIVYIGFGYVAAHFSHALAGTPIDQLVGRLGHIVLGKHAGLIVCLSIVLTCLTTAIALTVVCADFLQQHIFKEKVKYEYSLGLILILTALTTTLEFTGIVQMLSPVLQVIYPSLLVLCLFNILHKTLAVKSIKIPVFAAMSLVLYFQHVA, from the coding sequence ATGAGTCAGATAAAGAGCACATCCCTTTCAACCGGGTTGGCTATGTTTTCAATGTTTTTTGGCGCAGGGAACATCACATTCCCACTGATTATTGGTCAAAATGTGGAAAGCGGCATTGTGTTTGCTCTAATTGGACTCATTCTTACAGCTGTGGTGATGCCTTTTACTGGGCTCATGTCGATCACTTTATTTGAAGGGGACTATCGAAGCTTCTTCAATCGCATTGGAAAGATCCCTGCATTGATTGTGATCTTGATCCTCCTTGGAATCATTGGCCCTTTTGGGGGAATCCCTCGATTGGTAACACTGACCTTTGCCACCTTAAAGGTTTACTTCACAGGGATGCACATGCTGACTTTTAGCTTAATCAGTTGTTTCCTTATCTTTCTATTTTGTTGGAAGAAAAGTCGGACAATCGATTTGATTGGTTACATCCTTTCTCCTGTTTTGGTCTTTTCTCTTGTCTTTATCATTGTGAAAGGGCTTTTCTTTTCAACTCCTGAAGTGATGGAAGGAAGCCATGTTCCCCATCCGTTCCTCTATGGACTTAAGGAAGGGTACAATACAATGGATCTGATCGCTGCCTTTTTCTTCTCTTCTTTGGTTTATGAAAGATTGAAACAGCAAGCAGGAGCCAAAGGAAAAGCTACCTCCCTTTTTACTTCTGTTTTCAAAGCAAGTCTGATTGGAGCTGCACTTCTCAGTATTGTCTATATCGGATTTGGCTATGTCGCAGCTCACTTCAGCCATGCTTTGGCAGGAACTCCAATCGATCAGTTGGTCGGACGCCTTGGCCACATCGTTTTAGGAAAACATGCTGGGCTCATAGTTTGCCTGTCGATTGTTCTCACCTGTTTAACAACGGCTATCGCATTGACGGTTGTGTGTGCGGATTTCCTTCAACAACATATCTTTAAAGAAAAAGTGAAGTACGAATACTCTCTTGGGTTGATTTTGATCTTAACAGCTTTGACCACAACGCTCGAGTTTACTGGGATTGTTCAGATGCTTTCACCTGTACTTCAAGTGATCTATCCTTCACTCTTAGTTCTTTGCTTGTTCAATATCTTGCATAAGACGTTGGCAGTAAAATCCATTAAGATTCCTGTCTTTGCGGCAATGTCTCTAGTGCTTTACTTTCAACATGTTGCTTAA
- a CDS encoding YIP1 family protein has translation MKTKLELNPWLSIWVKPRQTMQALINYDVNHRFIVLCAIFGFQYMLQVAQFLSLGRDLNLFVILLIALILCVPVGYILFNITSAFTFWVGKLIKGKASFKQVRAASCWTSVPSIVTILIWVILMFAHGGNLFIVGYEQQEMTAGSIGVNIGASILNIVLGTWMLVIYLHALGEVQKFSAWMALLNLFLSGLALFIVLFVIGWGISAVTHMA, from the coding sequence ATGAAAACTAAACTCGAGCTCAATCCATGGCTCAGTATTTGGGTGAAACCGCGTCAAACGATGCAAGCGCTCATTAATTATGACGTGAACCATCGGTTTATTGTGCTTTGCGCAATCTTTGGGTTTCAGTATATGCTTCAGGTCGCCCAGTTTTTATCTCTAGGAAGGGATCTGAACCTTTTTGTGATCTTACTCATCGCACTTATTTTGTGCGTTCCTGTTGGGTACATCTTATTTAACATCACGTCGGCTTTCACCTTTTGGGTCGGAAAGCTGATCAAAGGAAAGGCTTCATTTAAACAGGTTAGAGCGGCGAGTTGCTGGACAAGCGTTCCGTCAATTGTGACGATTCTGATTTGGGTTATTTTGATGTTTGCCCATGGAGGAAACCTCTTTATTGTTGGGTATGAGCAACAAGAAATGACAGCTGGGTCAATTGGAGTGAATATTGGAGCATCTATTCTTAATATTGTTTTAGGGACTTGGATGCTTGTCATTTACTTACATGCACTTGGAGAAGTTCAAAAATTTTCTGCATGGATGGCATTGCTTAACTTGTTCTTAAGTGGGCTCGCGCTGTTCATTGTATTATTTGTGATTGGATGGGGAATCTCGGCTGTCACACATATGGCATAA
- a CDS encoding MFS transporter has protein sequence MRKVIRSVTPPLISLVIVMLGNGFFNTYASLRIAYEGFDSWVIGVLNAAYYAGVMLGSIYVEKLIDRIGHIRTFAMFASINSAVILVQSLIIGALTWTFFRFFVGFCASGFFIVIESWLLLSTGIKTRGKVLSLYMLTLYLAQGFGQFLLNVAPMKSFFPFAMTIFLSSLSVLPVCMMKSSGPVMLESSITNIFQILKKAPLGPIGCFLAGLIMSSFYGLGPIFAKEINLSIMQISQIMGLTILGGLALQWPIGHLSDIFNRRKVIIGVFFALMILTFVLFHSQHYPYYLLLSLMIIFGGISFTLYPLSITYTCDYFSDRNIVGITCALLIIYGTGCIIGPLISPIFMDLFGPSALFLFISIVCALYIIFAMWRVLHARRPPEEEQSDYLPLPRATSLAFLLDPRSEMGGDEIEGEDEEELNPFMEEDEDEEED, from the coding sequence ATGAGAAAAGTTATCCGCTCCGTCACACCTCCCTTAATTAGCCTTGTCATTGTGATGCTCGGGAATGGTTTTTTTAACACTTATGCGAGTTTGAGAATTGCTTATGAGGGATTCGATAGCTGGGTGATCGGGGTGCTCAATGCTGCTTATTATGCAGGGGTCATGCTTGGGTCTATTTATGTCGAAAAGCTGATTGACCGGATCGGGCATATTCGAACCTTTGCCATGTTTGCGTCGATTAATTCAGCTGTAATTCTTGTTCAATCTTTGATTATTGGCGCATTGACTTGGACGTTTTTCCGCTTTTTTGTCGGGTTTTGTGCCTCAGGCTTTTTTATTGTAATTGAGAGCTGGCTTCTTTTATCCACAGGAATTAAGACAAGAGGAAAAGTTCTATCACTTTACATGCTGACCCTCTATTTAGCCCAAGGTTTTGGTCAGTTCCTTCTCAATGTAGCTCCAATGAAAAGTTTCTTTCCCTTTGCAATGACCATCTTCCTCAGCTCACTCTCAGTTCTCCCGGTCTGCATGATGAAAAGTAGTGGCCCAGTCATGCTCGAATCGTCGATCACCAATATCTTTCAAATTTTGAAAAAAGCTCCATTAGGGCCTATTGGATGTTTTCTTGCTGGCCTGATCATGAGTTCGTTTTATGGTTTAGGGCCGATTTTCGCTAAAGAGATCAACTTAAGTATCATGCAAATCTCGCAAATCATGGGGCTTACCATTCTTGGCGGCCTTGCACTGCAATGGCCCATCGGACACCTCTCTGATATCTTTAACAGACGCAAAGTGATCATTGGTGTCTTTTTTGCTCTGATGATACTAACGTTTGTCCTATTCCATAGCCAACATTACCCTTATTATCTCCTCCTTTCTTTAATGATCATCTTCGGGGGGATTTCTTTTACTCTCTATCCTCTTTCAATCACCTATACATGTGACTACTTCTCAGATAGGAACATTGTAGGGATTACCTGCGCCCTACTTATCATCTATGGAACCGGGTGTATTATAGGACCTCTCATTTCACCAATATTTATGGATCTATTTGGCCCCTCAGCTCTCTTTTTATTTATTTCAATTGTCTGTGCTCTCTATATTATTTTTGCAATGTGGCGCGTCCTCCATGCACGTAGACCACCAGAAGAAGAACAAAGCGATTATCTACCTCTTCCAAGGGCAACTTCACTTGCCTTTCTTCTCGATCCCCGTAGTGAAATGGGGGGAGACGAGATCGAAGGGGAGGATGAAGAAGAGCTCAATCCTTTTATGGAAGAAGACGAGGACGAAGAAGAGGATTAA
- a CDS encoding RidA family protein has protein sequence MSEIQFVETNEAAQPLGHYSQAVIHNGVVYVATQLGIVPSKPIVVGSIEEQTYAALSNVQAILHAAGSDLTKVLKITIYLSDIQLWEQVNTVYMQFFKDHKPARGVIPCGTFHKGFQIAIDTIASL, from the coding sequence ATGTCTGAAATCCAATTTGTTGAGACTAATGAGGCTGCTCAACCATTAGGCCATTATTCTCAGGCCGTTATTCATAATGGAGTTGTATATGTAGCAACTCAGCTAGGAATTGTTCCAAGTAAGCCCATTGTTGTTGGCTCAATAGAGGAGCAAACTTATGCAGCTCTAAGTAACGTTCAAGCCATTCTTCACGCTGCTGGCTCAGATTTAACAAAAGTACTGAAAATCACGATTTATCTTTCAGATATTCAGTTATGGGAGCAAGTCAACACTGTCTACATGCAATTTTTCAAAGACCATAAGCCTGCTCGAGGCGTTATTCCTTGTGGGACTTTCCACAAAGGCTTCCAAATTGCAATTGATACAATTGCTTCTCTTTAA
- a CDS encoding dual specificity protein phosphatase family protein yields MTEAISEENFSEAIYFTPDETSVGNTKSVGVALEVLENAPNPSYYSLLKYEVSLAYTQFTASDKWWSKIEPLNLYLGALPLKNMGHLESIAELGVTDILAIVEDFELEDGWFNSPVKEGDWEAHGISIKQIPAVDFSPLTREEIKEGIQSLHTLLEDEKTVYIHCKAGRGRSATIVIAYLMEYLGFTFQQAFDYVQVSRPQINLNAGQRQAIFDYFSICTEELDETNKDQGYISIQVLTNLLNSMLNYVIHGGSFSAEGSVPDALAAWVPSIEIQSTLERRDRYLREHLGDQEKAIEAAIARNHGFVRNFKKYALGAIPVVGAPSYYTISLWYQLREIALIAALHGHDLENPEVQNKMLSCLVGGNLLKVPAQSVDFVARKILNEAAKQTLGTAFPTALPAHLIFNYFTDNSAKVSTHAKEVFGGENSLPISVEDYA; encoded by the coding sequence ATGACAGAAGCTATTTCAGAAGAAAATTTTAGTGAAGCAATCTATTTCACTCCAGATGAAACGTCAGTGGGAAACACAAAGAGCGTCGGGGTTGCTTTAGAAGTCCTAGAAAATGCGCCCAATCCATCTTACTATAGCCTGCTTAAATATGAAGTTTCTCTTGCTTACACTCAATTTACAGCTTCTGATAAATGGTGGTCTAAAATTGAACCTCTTAATCTATATTTAGGAGCTCTTCCTCTTAAAAATATGGGACATCTTGAATCGATTGCGGAATTAGGTGTGACTGATATTCTTGCTATCGTTGAAGACTTTGAGCTCGAAGACGGTTGGTTCAACTCTCCAGTTAAGGAAGGTGATTGGGAGGCACATGGAATTTCGATAAAACAGATTCCAGCTGTCGATTTTTCCCCTTTAACAAGAGAAGAGATTAAAGAAGGAATTCAGAGTCTCCACACTCTCTTAGAAGATGAAAAAACAGTCTATATTCATTGCAAAGCTGGTCGAGGTCGCAGTGCTACAATCGTTATTGCTTATTTAATGGAGTATCTAGGTTTTACCTTCCAACAAGCATTTGATTACGTACAAGTCTCACGTCCTCAAATTAACTTGAATGCAGGGCAAAGGCAGGCAATCTTCGACTACTTTTCGATCTGCACAGAAGAATTAGACGAGACGAACAAAGATCAAGGTTACATCAGTATACAAGTGCTGACAAACCTTTTGAATTCAATGCTTAACTATGTGATTCACGGTGGATCTTTTTCAGCTGAAGGATCTGTTCCAGACGCGCTTGCCGCTTGGGTTCCTTCTATTGAAATTCAATCGACCTTAGAAAGACGTGACCGCTATTTACGTGAGCACCTAGGCGATCAAGAAAAAGCGATCGAAGCCGCTATTGCGCGCAACCATGGATTTGTGCGTAACTTTAAAAAGTACGCTCTTGGAGCCATTCCTGTTGTTGGAGCTCCCTCTTACTACACGATTAGTCTTTGGTATCAACTTAGAGAAATTGCCCTGATTGCAGCACTTCACGGCCATGACCTTGAAAATCCAGAAGTTCAAAATAAAATGTTAAGCTGTTTAGTGGGGGGAAATTTGCTAAAAGTTCCAGCGCAGTCAGTGGATTTTGTGGCGCGCAAAATTCTCAATGAAGCAGCGAAGCAAACTTTGGGTACAGCTTTCCCAACAGCTCTTCCAGCCCATCTCATCTTCAACTATTTTACTGATAACTCAGCAAAAGTTTCTACTCATGCAAAAGAGGTTTTTGGGGGCGAAAACTCTCTACCGATTTCGGTTGAAGACTACGCATAG
- a CDS encoding DNA repair protein RecN: protein MITTLHLRHFVLIQQAVIHFEKGLNILTGETGAGKTILIQAINLLMGQKADTDVIRSGEETAIVTATFEIANLTPVHTLLNEAGIVFDPQEELIIKREISRTSKNRIFINAQLAPLQLLSQLGTHLFEVAGQNTSVALRSSDQQRETLDTFGSIDITPFSYSYENEKKLFRHLETLKLQKVDAERVMQRIQWELEDLQAVDLSEDEEALFEAYKNQTNSQERIQSLSLMIQALENSVLPTLSQFKRYLPSSELLETALTSLNELSFSLSSELEDLQLDPEQLEALEKKLSKLSSVKKKYRIEATDIPKRLATLEQELKHYEELDAKIETLEKAHEAAKLECDVLAQNLTKARIIAQKTLEEALTQEIRLLNMADATFQIEIAPKEIGPDGADQVIFYLSANRGEKPALVKSKTSGGELSRLFFALKLLLAAKEAIPILIFDEIDSNIGGETATLIGEKLLELSQSRQVLCITHFPQVARFATHHLLISKKIDGERTHTTIESLEGSQKKEELLRMIGGKATLPQ, encoded by the coding sequence ATGATTACAACACTGCATTTACGCCATTTTGTCCTTATCCAGCAGGCCGTCATTCATTTTGAAAAAGGGCTCAATATTCTGACCGGCGAAACCGGAGCAGGCAAAACCATTTTGATCCAAGCAATTAACCTCCTTATGGGGCAAAAAGCCGATACAGATGTCATTCGATCTGGTGAAGAGACCGCCATTGTCACGGCCACATTTGAAATTGCAAATCTTACTCCCGTCCACACCCTTTTAAACGAAGCCGGCATCGTCTTTGACCCACAAGAAGAGCTCATCATTAAACGGGAAATTTCCCGCACAAGCAAAAATCGGATCTTTATCAATGCGCAGCTTGCTCCTCTTCAGCTCCTTTCCCAACTTGGAACCCACCTATTTGAAGTGGCAGGTCAAAACACTAGCGTAGCTCTTCGCTCATCTGATCAACAACGAGAGACTCTCGACACCTTTGGGAGTATCGACATCACTCCTTTTTCGTACTCTTATGAAAATGAAAAAAAGCTTTTCCGCCATCTCGAGACCCTCAAACTTCAAAAAGTCGATGCAGAGCGTGTTATGCAGCGCATTCAATGGGAACTAGAAGATCTACAGGCCGTTGACTTGTCTGAAGATGAAGAAGCTCTTTTCGAGGCATATAAAAACCAAACGAACTCTCAAGAGCGCATACAAAGCCTCTCCTTGATGATACAGGCTCTTGAAAATTCTGTTCTGCCGACACTCTCTCAATTTAAAAGATATCTCCCTTCTAGCGAACTTCTCGAAACTGCTCTCACAAGCTTGAATGAACTTTCGTTTTCTCTCTCCTCTGAGCTTGAAGATCTCCAATTGGACCCTGAGCAGTTAGAAGCTCTTGAGAAAAAACTTTCCAAGCTGAGCAGTGTAAAAAAGAAATATCGGATAGAAGCGACTGACATTCCCAAACGTCTGGCCACGCTTGAACAGGAGCTTAAGCATTATGAAGAGCTCGATGCCAAAATCGAAACCCTTGAAAAGGCTCATGAAGCAGCAAAACTTGAATGTGATGTCCTCGCTCAAAATTTAACGAAAGCCCGCATCATAGCTCAAAAAACTCTTGAGGAAGCGCTGACCCAAGAAATTCGCCTCCTCAATATGGCTGATGCTACTTTCCAAATCGAAATCGCTCCTAAAGAGATCGGACCCGATGGAGCTGACCAAGTCATTTTTTATCTCAGCGCAAATCGCGGTGAAAAACCAGCCCTTGTGAAAAGTAAAACAAGTGGTGGCGAACTCTCTCGCCTCTTTTTTGCTCTCAAGCTTCTCTTAGCAGCAAAAGAAGCCATCCCGATTCTGATCTTTGATGAAATTGATTCGAACATTGGAGGAGAAACGGCAACCCTTATTGGCGAAAAGCTCCTTGAATTGAGTCAGTCTCGCCAAGTGCTTTGCATCACCCATTTTCCTCAGGTAGCTCGGTTTGCAACTCACCATCTCCTCATTTCAAAAAAGATAGATGGAGAGCGTACGCATACCACTATTGAGTCCTTAGAGGGGTCGCAAAAAAAGGAAGAGCTTTTACGTATGATAGGCGGAAAAGCTACACTGCCTCAATGA
- the rnhC gene encoding ribonuclease HIII, producing MNKPACFVAQVDLSLAFKLEEDLKNQGFEVSKPQYTLFQAKKKGISCTLYESGKLTVQGKDKDDFISFYLEPEILGSLTYSYPDVNQDKTPHIGVDEAGKGDVFGPLCIGAVFADEEGISELSKLGVRDSKRMTDPTILKLAEQIRKKFSYALVKIFPQKYNELYDKFHNLNSLLGWGHATAIEDVLKKSPCQKVTIDKFASEHVVASALQRKGIEVELTQRHKGEEDIVVAAASIIARAAFVEGIEKLSEEFQLQLPKGASPAVIQAGRQFVAKHGRALLPRIAKMHFKTLEEIQAIH from the coding sequence ATGAATAAACCTGCTTGTTTTGTTGCCCAAGTCGACCTTTCCCTAGCCTTTAAGCTCGAAGAGGACTTGAAAAATCAAGGCTTTGAAGTGTCGAAGCCGCAGTACACTTTGTTTCAAGCCAAGAAAAAAGGGATCTCCTGTACACTTTATGAGTCGGGAAAACTCACTGTTCAAGGAAAAGATAAGGACGACTTTATCTCCTTCTACCTCGAGCCAGAAATTCTAGGGAGCCTCACCTACTCCTACCCAGATGTTAACCAAGACAAGACACCCCACATCGGCGTCGACGAAGCGGGAAAAGGAGATGTCTTTGGCCCCCTTTGCATTGGCGCAGTTTTTGCCGATGAGGAGGGAATCTCTGAGCTTTCTAAGCTAGGAGTACGTGATAGCAAACGGATGACAGATCCGACCATCCTTAAGCTTGCCGAACAAATCCGAAAGAAGTTTTCCTATGCTCTCGTCAAAATTTTCCCCCAGAAGTACAACGAGCTCTACGATAAATTTCATAATCTCAACAGCCTCTTAGGGTGGGGGCATGCCACAGCTATTGAAGATGTTCTCAAAAAATCCCCCTGCCAAAAAGTCACCATTGATAAGTTTGCCAGTGAGCATGTCGTTGCTTCAGCCCTGCAACGGAAAGGAATCGAAGTGGAACTCACGCAAAGGCATAAAGGAGAAGAAGACATCGTTGTTGCCGCTGCTTCGATCATTGCGCGCGCTGCCTTTGTAGAAGGCATTGAAAAGCTTAGCGAAGAATTTCAACTTCAACTTCCCAAAGGTGCCTCTCCTGCTGTTATCCAAGCTGGACGTCAATTTGTTGCAAAGCATGGCCGAGCCCTTCTCCCTCGCATTGCAAAGATGCACTTTAAAACCCTTGAAGAGATCCAGGCAATTCATTAA
- a CDS encoding helix-turn-helix domain-containing protein — MTQDIKQIGEMFKSKRKELNLSLKEVENATSIRSNYIEAIEEGREDQFLSPVYMLGFLRQYANFLGMDGDKVIRDNPEAFEAVSTKHDFSYGIGTLEVRGSLGGGVKWLPNLIWAAVSVGILVLAYYLAKYLGVF, encoded by the coding sequence ATGACTCAAGACATTAAGCAAATTGGCGAAATGTTCAAAAGTAAGAGAAAAGAACTTAATCTCTCTCTAAAAGAGGTCGAAAACGCCACGTCAATCCGCTCCAACTACATCGAAGCGATTGAAGAGGGACGAGAAGACCAATTCTTATCACCTGTTTACATGCTGGGTTTTCTCAGACAGTATGCAAACTTTTTAGGGATGGATGGAGACAAAGTGATTCGCGATAATCCTGAAGCTTTTGAAGCAGTAAGTACTAAGCACGACTTTTCTTATGGAATTGGAACGCTAGAAGTCCGCGGAAGCTTAGGCGGAGGGGTGAAATGGCTTCCGAATTTAATTTGGGCAGCAGTTTCTGTTGGAATCCTCGTTCTTGCCTACTATTTGGCGAAATACCTCGGCGTTTTTTAG
- a CDS encoding thioredoxin domain-containing protein, whose translation MVFENRLIKEKSPYLLQHAHNPVDWYPWGDEAFEAAKKLDKPIFLSIGYATCHWCHVMSRESFANSEIATLMNETFINVKVDREELPEIDSLYMEFAQALMASGSGWPLNLILTPELKPFYATTYMPPTTRQELMGIKELVSHIKQLWKSAERELLLDQAEKLVDLFARSVQTRGEELPNEEHLDAAVEQFYEAVDPVYGGIKGAPKFPLGYQILFFLEHARREHDSRSLFFAELTLSMMHRGGIYDQVGGGFSRYSVDEKWIIPHFEKMLYDNALMALAFLDAWKLTKKPLYRQVCEEILDYLLRDMQHQGGGFYSAEDAETDGEEGAYYTWHAQEIQKLLPPADLDLFCEYFDVTPSGNFGGKNVLYRTMTIQEFAELRGLDPLMIQTRLDSCLNLLFDARKGRKRPFKDDKILVTWNAMAIDVFIKAGRAFQNEAYLKSGLAAASFIRQNLWKGGKLKRRFREGQTDYEGGLDDYAYLIRALITLSEADLGNVWLQWALELADFLEKEFKADEGAFYQTGPEYSILLRRPELFDSAQPSGNAIHAENLIRLSQLTQNRELRIQAEDILKVATSYIETYPQGACYHLIALQHYLDKEALTIVVALDEKESLKEEILEVLSTEFIPHHVVFWKRHSDKEFEENIPLEGKTTVYLCKHGKCEAPITSTDALQRRFT comes from the coding sequence ATGGTTTTTGAAAATCGTTTGATTAAAGAAAAATCTCCTTATCTCCTCCAGCATGCGCATAATCCTGTGGATTGGTACCCATGGGGAGATGAAGCTTTCGAAGCAGCAAAAAAACTCGACAAACCTATTTTTCTATCGATCGGCTATGCCACTTGCCATTGGTGCCATGTCATGAGCCGGGAGTCATTCGCTAACTCTGAGATTGCAACTCTCATGAATGAAACTTTCATCAATGTCAAAGTCGATCGAGAAGAACTTCCTGAAATTGACAGCCTCTACATGGAGTTCGCCCAAGCTCTCATGGCTTCAGGGTCGGGCTGGCCACTCAATTTGATCCTCACACCCGAGCTGAAACCTTTTTATGCAACGACTTACATGCCTCCAACTACGCGCCAAGAGTTGATGGGCATCAAAGAGCTTGTTTCACACATCAAACAACTTTGGAAAAGCGCAGAACGCGAATTACTCCTCGACCAGGCAGAAAAACTTGTCGATCTTTTTGCTCGCAGCGTCCAGACAAGAGGGGAAGAGCTTCCAAATGAGGAGCACCTCGATGCAGCTGTTGAGCAGTTTTATGAAGCGGTAGATCCCGTCTATGGAGGAATAAAAGGAGCTCCAAAATTTCCTTTAGGTTATCAAATTCTTTTTTTCCTCGAGCACGCTAGAAGAGAGCACGATTCCCGCTCTCTTTTTTTTGCTGAACTGACACTTAGTATGATGCATCGTGGGGGTATCTACGACCAGGTCGGCGGAGGATTTTCTCGCTACAGTGTCGATGAAAAGTGGATCATTCCCCATTTTGAAAAGATGCTCTACGATAACGCGTTGATGGCTCTCGCTTTTCTCGATGCTTGGAAACTAACTAAAAAACCCCTCTATCGGCAAGTTTGTGAAGAGATTTTAGATTACCTTTTGCGCGATATGCAACATCAAGGTGGAGGATTTTATTCAGCAGAAGATGCAGAAACAGATGGAGAAGAAGGGGCGTATTACACTTGGCATGCTCAAGAAATTCAAAAACTTCTTCCTCCTGCTGATTTAGATTTATTTTGTGAGTACTTTGATGTAACTCCAAGTGGAAATTTTGGTGGAAAAAATGTCTTGTACCGCACAATGACCATTCAAGAGTTTGCAGAGTTGCGAGGTCTCGATCCTCTTATGATCCAAACCCGTCTCGACTCCTGTTTAAACCTCCTTTTTGACGCTCGAAAAGGGAGAAAGCGCCCTTTTAAAGACGATAAGATATTGGTGACCTGGAATGCAATGGCCATCGACGTTTTTATCAAAGCTGGGCGAGCCTTTCAAAATGAGGCCTATCTAAAAAGTGGCCTTGCTGCAGCAAGTTTCATCCGTCAAAACCTATGGAAAGGAGGCAAACTCAAGCGTCGTTTTCGTGAAGGGCAAACCGATTATGAAGGAGGATTAGATGACTATGCCTACTTGATTCGGGCTCTCATCACTCTCTCCGAAGCCGATCTTGGAAATGTTTGGCTTCAGTGGGCATTAGAACTAGCTGACTTTCTCGAAAAAGAATTCAAAGCAGATGAAGGTGCTTTTTATCAGACTGGCCCAGAGTATTCTATTTTACTGAGGCGCCCTGAACTTTTTGACAGTGCACAACCTTCCGGAAATGCCATCCATGCTGAAAACCTGATTCGGCTCAGCCAACTCACACAAAATCGAGAGCTTAGAATTCAAGCTGAAGACATTTTAAAAGTTGCAACAAGCTATATCGAAACCTATCCACAAGGAGCTTGTTACCATCTCATCGCCCTGCAACATTATCTCGATAAAGAAGCCTTGACAATTGTCGTAGCACTCGATGAAAAAGAGAGCTTGAAAGAAGAAATTCTTGAAGTCTTATCCACTGAATTTATTCCTCATCACGTGGTCTTTTGGAAGCGACATTCTGACAAGGAGTTTGAAGAAAACATTCCGCTTGAGGGAAAAACGACAGTTTATCTCTGCAAGCATGGAAAATGTGAAGCTCCTATCACTTCAACAGACGCATTGCAACGCCGGTTTACTTAA